A window of the Oncorhynchus kisutch isolate 150728-3 linkage group LG12, Okis_V2, whole genome shotgun sequence genome harbors these coding sequences:
- the adat2 gene encoding tRNA-specific adenosine deaminase 2 isoform X1, with translation MGTEHVGNDVVSKENFQPCAEDIQRWMANAFDMAKEALENGEVPVGCLMVYNNEILGKGRNEVNETKNATRHAEMVALDQVLEWCRHRDLDPRTVCERTVLYVTVEPCIMCAGALRLTNIPLVVYGCNNDRFGGCGSVLDIPSADLPHTGSSFKCISGFRAEEAVEMLKEFYKQENPNAPKPKTRKE, from the exons ATGGGGACAGAGCATGTAGGGAATGATGTCGTTTCTAAAGAGAACTTCCAGCCATGTGCCGAAGACATACAGAGGTGGATGGCTAATGCCTTTGACATG GCAAAAGAAGCTTTGGAGAATGGTGAGGTGCCTgttggatgtctcatggtctacAACAATGAGATtcttggaaaggggagaaatgaAGTGAATGAAACAAAAAAT gCCACTCGCCATGCTGAGATGGTGGCTCTGGACCAGGTGCTGGAGTGGTGTCGTCATAGAGACCTGGACCCCAGGACAGTGTGTGAGAGGACTGTGCTCTACGTGACTGTGGAGCCTTGCATCATGTGTGCAGGAGCTCTTCGCCTGACCA ACATTCCTCTAGTGGTCTATGGGTGTAATAATGACAGGTTTGGTGGCTGTGGATCTGTTCTAGACATCCCCTCGGCTGATCTACCTCACACTGGCTCATCATTTAAG TGTATCTCTGGCTTCAGAGCAGAGGAAGCAGTGGAGATGCTGAAGGAGTTTTATAAACAGGAGAACCCTAATG CTCCCAAGCCGAAGACGAGGAAGGAGTGA
- the adat2 gene encoding tRNA-specific adenosine deaminase 2 isoform X2 → MMSFLKRTSSHVPKTYRGGWLMPLTWLVWHRAALPKAKEALENGEVPVGCLMVYNNEILGKGRNEVNETKNATRHAEMVALDQVLEWCRHRDLDPRTVCERTVLYVTVEPCIMCAGALRLTNIPLVVYGCNNDRFGGCGSVLDIPSADLPHTGSSFKCISGFRAEEAVEMLKEFYKQENPNAPKPKTRKE, encoded by the exons ATGATGTCGTTTCTAAAGAGAACTTCCAGCCATGTGCCGAAGACATACAGAGGTGGATGGCTAATGCCTTTGACATGGTTGGTTTGGCATAGAGCAGCGCTTCCCAAA GCAAAAGAAGCTTTGGAGAATGGTGAGGTGCCTgttggatgtctcatggtctacAACAATGAGATtcttggaaaggggagaaatgaAGTGAATGAAACAAAAAAT gCCACTCGCCATGCTGAGATGGTGGCTCTGGACCAGGTGCTGGAGTGGTGTCGTCATAGAGACCTGGACCCCAGGACAGTGTGTGAGAGGACTGTGCTCTACGTGACTGTGGAGCCTTGCATCATGTGTGCAGGAGCTCTTCGCCTGACCA ACATTCCTCTAGTGGTCTATGGGTGTAATAATGACAGGTTTGGTGGCTGTGGATCTGTTCTAGACATCCCCTCGGCTGATCTACCTCACACTGGCTCATCATTTAAG TGTATCTCTGGCTTCAGAGCAGAGGAAGCAGTGGAGATGCTGAAGGAGTTTTATAAACAGGAGAACCCTAATG CTCCCAAGCCGAAGACGAGGAAGGAGTGA
- the pex3 gene encoding peroxisomal biogenesis factor 3, whose translation MFSSTWNFLKRHKRKFIFAGAFVGGVYFLGKYAQKKIREMQEREASEYIAQARRQFHFESNQRTCNMTVLSMLPTLREAILHHLNSESLTTLLKSKPANKLDIWEDLKIISFTRSVVAVYSTCMLVVLLRVQLNIIGGYLYLDNSVSKSGMMPLAPPDVQQQYLSSIQHLLGDGLSEMITAVKKAVQNTLGGVSLKQSLSLQELEQHLNQIRAQVEEGDGGSTHRPLSWYMMPDEENTLAAQACGLTENDVTTIKLLNETRDMLESPDFGTVLNTCLNRGFNRFLDNMAEFFRPPPGAQGDSTPITTPDSLSHVSLPVAKIIPIVNGQIHSICSEIPSHFVQDLLMIDQVKEFAANVYETFSTSHELQK comes from the exons ATGTTTTCGTCTACGTGGAATTTTCTGAAGCGCCACAAAAGGAAATTTATTTTCGCTGGAGCTTTTGTCggag GTGTGTACTTTCTTGGTAAATATGCTCAAAAGAAAATCCGAGAGATGCAGGAGCGTGAGGCATCAGAGTACATCGCTCAAGCCCGACGTCAGTTCCACTTCGAGAGTAACCAGAGAACGTGCAACATGACAG tgttgtCAATGCTCCCTACATTAAGAGAAGCCATTTTACATCATCTAAACTCTGAGAGCCTCACTACACTGCTGAAGAGCAA ACCAGCAAATAAACTTGACATATGGGAGGACCTGAAGATTATTA GTTTCACCCGAAGTGTTGTGGctgtgtacagtacatgtatgttGGTTGTTTTACTCCGTGTCCAGCTCAATATCATTGGTGGCTACTTATACTTGGACAACTCAGTCAGCAAGAGTGGCATG ATGCCCTTGGCCCCTCCAGATGTGCAACAACAATACCTCTCCAGCATCCAGCACCTCCTTGGGGATG GGTTGAGTGAGATGATAACAGCAGTTAAGAAAGCTGTGCAGAACACATTGGGCGG GGTGTCCCTGAAGCAGAGTCTGTCCCTTCAGGAGCTGGAGCAGCACCTTAACCAGATCAGAGCCCaggtggaggagggagacgggggctccacacacagacctctctccTGGTACATGATGCCTGACGAGGAGAACACTCTGGCTGCACAG GCCTGTGGTCTGACGGAGAATGATGTCACTACGATAAAGCTGCTCAATGAAACCAGAGACATGCTTGAAAG CCCGGACTTCGGAACTGTACTCAACACCTGCCTGAACAGGGGCTTCAACCGTTTCCTTGACAACATGGCAGAGTTTTTCCGGCCCCCACCCGGAGCACAAGGAGACTCCACCCCCATCACTACACCTGATAG TCTCTCGCATGTAAGTCTCCCAGTTGCCAAAATCATCCCCATTGTGAATGGACAGATCCACTCCATCTGCAGTGAAATACCAAGTCACTTTGTACAG GATCTCCTGATGATAGACCAAGTGAAGGAGTTTGCTGCCAATGTGTATGAGACATTCAGCACATCCCATGAACTGCAGAAATAA